In Paraburkholderia youngii, the genomic stretch TGGAGGCCGTTGGTCGCCGTGCCGACCGTCTTGAAGGTCTGCAGCCAGCCGTCCGGCGTCTGACGCAGACGCAGCGCGCTCTTCGATGACGCGAGCGTCAACTGCGGCGTGTCGAAGTAAATGTTCACGAGCTTGATCGCGCGTCCTTTCCTGCCGGCGCGAGCGGCGAACCACTGCGTCGCCGCCTGCACCTGCGAAGCCGGCAGTGCCAGCTTGATTTCGCGTTCCATGCTCATGATGCGTGTCCTTGCTTACGCGAGCGCCGTGCTCAGAAAAACATCCGCGCAAGCTCCACGCCCGGCTCGTCCGCGCGCATGAACGCCTCGCCGACGAGGAACGTATGCACGTTGCGCGCGCGCATGCGCTCGACGTCATCGCGCGACAGGATGCCCGATTCGGTCACGACGATGCGGTCGTCGGGAATCGCGTCGAGCATGCCGAGCGTCGTGTCGAGCGAGGTCTCGAAGGTGCGCAGATTGCGGTTGTTGATGCCGATCAGCGGCGTCTTCAGCGTCAGCGCTTCTTTGAGTTCATCGCTGTCGTGCACTTCGACGAGCACCGCGAGACCGAGCGAATGCGCGAGCGCCTCGAGGTCCTGCATCTCGGCGGTTTCGAGCGCGGCGGCGATCAGCAGGATCGCGTCGGCGCCCATCGCGCGCGCTTCGACGACCTGGTACGGATCGACGATGAAGTCCTTGCGGATCACCGGCAACTGGCACGCGGCGCGCGCTTGCTGCAGATAGGCGACGCTGCCCTGAAAGAACTGCACGTCGGTCAGCACGGACAGACACGCCGCGCCGTGCTTTTCATACGAACGCGCGATGTCGGCCGGCACGAAGTGCTCGCGCAGCACGCCCTTCGACGGGCTTGCCTTCTTCACTTCGGAGATCACCGCGGCGAGACCCGCCGTGTGCTTGGCGCGGATTGCGCCGACGAAGTCGCGCAGGTCGCGCGACGACGCTTCGAGCCGCAGTTCTTCGAGCGGCACGCTTTGTTCGGCCGCCCGGATTTCTTCGCGTTTGACCGCGATGATGCGGTCGAGGATGTCGCTCATAAATGTCTCGCTACGTGATTACTGCTT encodes the following:
- the trpC gene encoding indole-3-glycerol phosphate synthase TrpC, with the protein product MSDILDRIIAVKREEIRAAEQSVPLEELRLEASSRDLRDFVGAIRAKHTAGLAAVISEVKKASPSKGVLREHFVPADIARSYEKHGAACLSVLTDVQFFQGSVAYLQQARAACQLPVIRKDFIVDPYQVVEARAMGADAILLIAAALETAEMQDLEALAHSLGLAVLVEVHDSDELKEALTLKTPLIGINNRNLRTFETSLDTTLGMLDAIPDDRIVVTESGILSRDDVERMRARNVHTFLVGEAFMRADEPGVELARMFF